One genomic segment of Gopherus flavomarginatus isolate rGopFla2 chromosome 11, rGopFla2.mat.asm, whole genome shotgun sequence includes these proteins:
- the LOC127031796 gene encoding olfactory receptor 5A1-like, translating to MEIQTNVTDFILMGFSHDPHLQIFLFLVFLVIYLITLVGNMAIMLVIRVDLHLHSPMYFFLSHLSFVDICYSSVVVPKMLVNFLAKHKTISVNGCLAQMFFILLLAVTEIFILSGMAYDRYAAICHPLYYAVTMNKQVCSLLVGCSWTMGLLYSLVNTVLVLKLHFCGPNEISHFSCELPPLLQLSCTGTFTNKIALLSSAVIFGFSSFLFTLVSYMFIISTVLRIHSAEDRHKAFSTCSSHLIVVGLLYMTAIFQYVKPSSVSSLVLDELFSIQYSILTPMLNPIIYSLKNREVKTALRKIMEKNTVCVI from the coding sequence ATGGAAATCCAAACCAATGTGACTGACTTTATTCTCATGGGATTTTCTCATGACCCACATCTCCAAATTTtcctctttttggtgtttttagtTATTTATCTAATCACCCTAGTGGGGAACATGGCAATTATGTTGGTAATAAGGGTAGATCTTCACCTCCACagtcccatgtacttcttcctgtctCATTTGTCCTTTGTTGATATCTGCTATTCCTCAGTGGTCGTCCCTAAGATGTTGGTGAATTTTCTAGCAAAGCACAAAACCATTTCTGTCAATGGTTGCCTtgcccagatgttcttcatcctgCTTTTAGCTGTTACTGAAATTTTCATACTCTCAGGAATGGCTTATGATCGATATGCTGCCATATGTCACCCACTGTATTATGCAGTGACCATGAACAAACAAGTCTGCAGCCTATTGGTGGGTTGTTCATGGACAATGGGGCTCTTGTATTCATTGGTTAACACTGTCCTTGTGTTAAAATTACACTTTTGTGGGCCCAATGAAATCAGCCATTTCAGCTGTGAGCTCCCTCCGCTATTACAACTGTCTTGCACTGGGACATTCACCAATAAAATAGCTCTTCTTTCTTCTGCTGTGATATTTGGTTTCAGCTCCTTCCTCTTCACCCTGGTCTCCTACATGTTCATCATCTCCACCGTCCTGAGGATACATTCTGCGGAGGACCgtcataaagccttctccacttgCAGCTCCCACCTTATTGTGGTGGGTTTATTGTACATGACAGCTATTTTCCAGTATGTGAAACCCAGCTCGGTCTCTTCACTTGTTTTAGATGAGCTGTTCTCTATCCAGTACAGCATCTTgacccccatgttaaaccccattaTTTACAGCCTGAAAAACAGGGAAGTGAAAACAGCCCTGaggaaaataatggaaaaaaatacagtttGTGTTATTTAA